A stretch of the Arachis stenosperma cultivar V10309 chromosome 6, arast.V10309.gnm1.PFL2, whole genome shotgun sequence genome encodes the following:
- the LOC130933435 gene encoding calmodulin-binding protein 60 B-like isoform X5, whose amino-acid sequence MRTGKYVKLNIETEIVPALTKFIREVVKEELESKLSIAELKASLHSGAAEKRYKLVFKADLGDTIYKDSKIKAKENDVEVALYDTVSNSVVTHGPLSSIKVEICALNGDFGSNNGRWSTSEFKHNIVHQREDKAMLLKGETVITLKEGVGHINFITFTGNSKRTRSSRYRLGAIVHLPCHQQHVGEAVSNPFRVKESRGNTKHYPPSPKDEIWRLVNISKDGHVHDRLFRHLKIQTVEDLLRFDNPTDRPLLQKIFGQGSRKLRETLNHAKTSCQGQKCHSQNIIINSDDDKQHVEETLAFAHTFPGPMASLQHQDQLGTGQDFVQPSTSTPHVAGADSNGQFDFETELFELLPRETRIEGNNDWDYCF is encoded by the exons ATGAG GACTGGAAAATATGTGAAGCTCAACATAGAAACGGAAATCGTGCCGGCTCTCACAAAATTCATTCGGGAAGTG GTAAAGGAGGAGTTGGAGAGCAAACTGTCCATCGCGGAGCTCAAAGCATCACTACATTCAgg GGCGGCGGAGAAACGCTACAAGTTGGTTTTCAAGGCTGATTTGGGTGATACAATTTATAAAGACTCCAAAATCAAAGCGAAAGAAAATGATGTTGAGGTTGCTCTATATGATACTGTGAGTAATTCAGTAGTAACACATGGCCCACTGTCTTCCATTAAGGTCGAGATTTGTGCCCTCAACGGCGATTTCGGCTCCAATAATGGAAGGTGGAGCACAAGCGAATTCAAGCACAACATCGTTCACCAAAGAGAAGATAAAGCCATGTTACTAAAAGGAGAAACGGTTATCACACTAAAGGAAGGAGTTGGTCACATCAACTTCATTACCTTCACCGGTAACTCAAAGCGTACAAGAAGCAGCCGTTACAGATTAGGAGCCATTGTTCACTTACCTTGCCATCAACAACACGTCGGAGAAGCTGTAAGCAATCCTTTCAGGGTCAAGGAAAGCAGAG GGAATACGAAGCATTACCCTCCGTCACCTAAGGACGAAATATGGCGATTGGTCAACATATCAAAAGATGGTCACGTCCATGACCGCCTCTTTCGTCACCTTAAAATCCAAACTGTTGAGGATCTCTTGCGTTTTGACAACCCAACCGATCGTCCTTTGTTACAAAAG ATATTTGGCCAAGGTTCAAGAAAGCTGAGGGAAACACTTAACCATGCTAAGACTAGTTGTCAAGGACAAAAGTGTCATTCGCAGAATATTATCATCAACTCTGATGATGATAAG CAGCATGTTGAGGAGACACTAGCATTTGCACACACCTTTCCAGGCCCAATGGCAAGTCTACAACATCAAG ATCAACTAGGAACAGGGCAAGATTTTGTCCAACCTTCTACCTCAACACCACACGTTGCTGGAGCAGATAGCAATGGGCAGTTTGATTTTGAAACAGAACTATTTGAGCTACTACCCCGTGAAACGCGCATAGAAGGGAATAATGATTGGGATTATTGTTTCTGA
- the LOC130933435 gene encoding calmodulin-binding protein 60 B-like isoform X4, which translates to MSIRTGKYVKLNIETEIVPALTKFIREVVKEELESKLSIAELKASLHSGAAEKRYKLVFKADLGDTIYKDSKIKAKENDVEVALYDTVSNSVVTHGPLSSIKVEICALNGDFGSNNGRWSTSEFKHNIVHQREDKAMLLKGETVITLKEGVGHINFITFTGNSKRTRSSRYRLGAIVHLPCHQQHVGEAVSNPFRVKESRGNTKHYPPSPKDEIWRLVNISKDGHVHDRLFRHLKIQTVEDLLRFDNPTDRPLLQKIFGQGSRKLRETLNHAKTSCQGQKCHSQNIIINSDDDKQHVEETLAFAHTFPGPMASLQHQDQLGTGQDFVQPSTSTPHVAGADSNGQFDFETELFELLPRETRIEGNNDWDYCF; encoded by the exons ATGAG TATCAGGACTGGAAAATATGTGAAGCTCAACATAGAAACGGAAATCGTGCCGGCTCTCACAAAATTCATTCGGGAAGTG GTAAAGGAGGAGTTGGAGAGCAAACTGTCCATCGCGGAGCTCAAAGCATCACTACATTCAgg GGCGGCGGAGAAACGCTACAAGTTGGTTTTCAAGGCTGATTTGGGTGATACAATTTATAAAGACTCCAAAATCAAAGCGAAAGAAAATGATGTTGAGGTTGCTCTATATGATACTGTGAGTAATTCAGTAGTAACACATGGCCCACTGTCTTCCATTAAGGTCGAGATTTGTGCCCTCAACGGCGATTTCGGCTCCAATAATGGAAGGTGGAGCACAAGCGAATTCAAGCACAACATCGTTCACCAAAGAGAAGATAAAGCCATGTTACTAAAAGGAGAAACGGTTATCACACTAAAGGAAGGAGTTGGTCACATCAACTTCATTACCTTCACCGGTAACTCAAAGCGTACAAGAAGCAGCCGTTACAGATTAGGAGCCATTGTTCACTTACCTTGCCATCAACAACACGTCGGAGAAGCTGTAAGCAATCCTTTCAGGGTCAAGGAAAGCAGAG GGAATACGAAGCATTACCCTCCGTCACCTAAGGACGAAATATGGCGATTGGTCAACATATCAAAAGATGGTCACGTCCATGACCGCCTCTTTCGTCACCTTAAAATCCAAACTGTTGAGGATCTCTTGCGTTTTGACAACCCAACCGATCGTCCTTTGTTACAAAAG ATATTTGGCCAAGGTTCAAGAAAGCTGAGGGAAACACTTAACCATGCTAAGACTAGTTGTCAAGGACAAAAGTGTCATTCGCAGAATATTATCATCAACTCTGATGATGATAAG CAGCATGTTGAGGAGACACTAGCATTTGCACACACCTTTCCAGGCCCAATGGCAAGTCTACAACATCAAG ATCAACTAGGAACAGGGCAAGATTTTGTCCAACCTTCTACCTCAACACCACACGTTGCTGGAGCAGATAGCAATGGGCAGTTTGATTTTGAAACAGAACTATTTGAGCTACTACCCCGTGAAACGCGCATAGAAGGGAATAATGATTGGGATTATTGTTTCTGA
- the LOC130933435 gene encoding calmodulin-binding protein 60 B-like isoform X3 has protein sequence MNTISQAGNLKRRREEGGIWTGKYVKLNIETEIVPALTKFIREVVKEELESKLSIAELKASLHSGAAEKRYKLVFKADLGDTIYKDSKIKAKENDVEVALYDTVSNSVVTHGPLSSIKVEICALNGDFGSNNGRWSTSEFKHNIVHQREDKAMLLKGETVITLKEGVGHINFITFTGNSKRTRSSRYRLGAIVHLPCHQQHVGEAVSNPFRVKESRGNTKHYPPSPKDEIWRLVNISKDGHVHDRLFRHLKIQTVEDLLRFDNPTDRPLLQKIFGQGSRKLRETLNHAKTSCQGQKCHSQNIIINSDDDKQHVEETLAFAHTFPGPMASLQHQDQLGTGQDFVQPSTSTPHVAGADSNGQFDFETELFELLPRETRIEGNNDWDYCF, from the exons ATGAACACAATAAGCCAAGCTGGAAACTTAAAGCGGAGACGTGAGGAGGGAGGCATCTG GACTGGAAAATATGTGAAGCTCAACATAGAAACGGAAATCGTGCCGGCTCTCACAAAATTCATTCGGGAAGTG GTAAAGGAGGAGTTGGAGAGCAAACTGTCCATCGCGGAGCTCAAAGCATCACTACATTCAgg GGCGGCGGAGAAACGCTACAAGTTGGTTTTCAAGGCTGATTTGGGTGATACAATTTATAAAGACTCCAAAATCAAAGCGAAAGAAAATGATGTTGAGGTTGCTCTATATGATACTGTGAGTAATTCAGTAGTAACACATGGCCCACTGTCTTCCATTAAGGTCGAGATTTGTGCCCTCAACGGCGATTTCGGCTCCAATAATGGAAGGTGGAGCACAAGCGAATTCAAGCACAACATCGTTCACCAAAGAGAAGATAAAGCCATGTTACTAAAAGGAGAAACGGTTATCACACTAAAGGAAGGAGTTGGTCACATCAACTTCATTACCTTCACCGGTAACTCAAAGCGTACAAGAAGCAGCCGTTACAGATTAGGAGCCATTGTTCACTTACCTTGCCATCAACAACACGTCGGAGAAGCTGTAAGCAATCCTTTCAGGGTCAAGGAAAGCAGAG GGAATACGAAGCATTACCCTCCGTCACCTAAGGACGAAATATGGCGATTGGTCAACATATCAAAAGATGGTCACGTCCATGACCGCCTCTTTCGTCACCTTAAAATCCAAACTGTTGAGGATCTCTTGCGTTTTGACAACCCAACCGATCGTCCTTTGTTACAAAAG ATATTTGGCCAAGGTTCAAGAAAGCTGAGGGAAACACTTAACCATGCTAAGACTAGTTGTCAAGGACAAAAGTGTCATTCGCAGAATATTATCATCAACTCTGATGATGATAAG CAGCATGTTGAGGAGACACTAGCATTTGCACACACCTTTCCAGGCCCAATGGCAAGTCTACAACATCAAG ATCAACTAGGAACAGGGCAAGATTTTGTCCAACCTTCTACCTCAACACCACACGTTGCTGGAGCAGATAGCAATGGGCAGTTTGATTTTGAAACAGAACTATTTGAGCTACTACCCCGTGAAACGCGCATAGAAGGGAATAATGATTGGGATTATTGTTTCTGA
- the LOC130933435 gene encoding calmodulin-binding protein 60 B-like isoform X1, with amino-acid sequence MNTISQAGNLKRRREEGGICIRTGKYVKLNIETEIVPALTKFIREVVKEELESKLSIAELKASLHSGAAEKRYKLVFKADLGDTIYKDSKIKAKENDVEVALYDTVSNSVVTHGPLSSIKVEICALNGDFGSNNGRWSTSEFKHNIVHQREDKAMLLKGETVITLKEGVGHINFITFTGNSKRTRSSRYRLGAIVHLPCHQQHVGEAVSNPFRVKESRGNTKHYPPSPKDEIWRLVNISKDGHVHDRLFRHLKIQTVEDLLRFDNPTDRPLLQKIFGQGSRKLRETLNHAKTSCQGQKCHSQNIIINSDDDKQHVEETLAFAHTFPGPMASLQHQDQLGTGQDFVQPSTSTPHVAGADSNGQFDFETELFELLPRETRIEGNNDWDYCF; translated from the exons ATGAACACAATAAGCCAAGCTGGAAACTTAAAGCGGAGACGTGAGGAGGGAGGCATCTG TATCAGGACTGGAAAATATGTGAAGCTCAACATAGAAACGGAAATCGTGCCGGCTCTCACAAAATTCATTCGGGAAGTG GTAAAGGAGGAGTTGGAGAGCAAACTGTCCATCGCGGAGCTCAAAGCATCACTACATTCAgg GGCGGCGGAGAAACGCTACAAGTTGGTTTTCAAGGCTGATTTGGGTGATACAATTTATAAAGACTCCAAAATCAAAGCGAAAGAAAATGATGTTGAGGTTGCTCTATATGATACTGTGAGTAATTCAGTAGTAACACATGGCCCACTGTCTTCCATTAAGGTCGAGATTTGTGCCCTCAACGGCGATTTCGGCTCCAATAATGGAAGGTGGAGCACAAGCGAATTCAAGCACAACATCGTTCACCAAAGAGAAGATAAAGCCATGTTACTAAAAGGAGAAACGGTTATCACACTAAAGGAAGGAGTTGGTCACATCAACTTCATTACCTTCACCGGTAACTCAAAGCGTACAAGAAGCAGCCGTTACAGATTAGGAGCCATTGTTCACTTACCTTGCCATCAACAACACGTCGGAGAAGCTGTAAGCAATCCTTTCAGGGTCAAGGAAAGCAGAG GGAATACGAAGCATTACCCTCCGTCACCTAAGGACGAAATATGGCGATTGGTCAACATATCAAAAGATGGTCACGTCCATGACCGCCTCTTTCGTCACCTTAAAATCCAAACTGTTGAGGATCTCTTGCGTTTTGACAACCCAACCGATCGTCCTTTGTTACAAAAG ATATTTGGCCAAGGTTCAAGAAAGCTGAGGGAAACACTTAACCATGCTAAGACTAGTTGTCAAGGACAAAAGTGTCATTCGCAGAATATTATCATCAACTCTGATGATGATAAG CAGCATGTTGAGGAGACACTAGCATTTGCACACACCTTTCCAGGCCCAATGGCAAGTCTACAACATCAAG ATCAACTAGGAACAGGGCAAGATTTTGTCCAACCTTCTACCTCAACACCACACGTTGCTGGAGCAGATAGCAATGGGCAGTTTGATTTTGAAACAGAACTATTTGAGCTACTACCCCGTGAAACGCGCATAGAAGGGAATAATGATTGGGATTATTGTTTCTGA
- the LOC130933435 gene encoding calmodulin-binding protein 60 B-like isoform X2 gives MNTISQAGNLKRRREEGGICIRTGKYVKLNIETEIVPALTKFIREVVKEELESKLSIAELKASLHSGAAEKRYKLVFKADLGDTIYKDSKIKAKENDVEVALYDTVSNSVVTHGPLSSIKVEICALNGDFGSNNGRWSTSEFKHNIVHQREDKAMLLKGETVITLKEGVGHINFITFTGNSKRTRSSRYRLGAIVHLPCHQQHVGEAVSNPFRVKESRGNTKHYPPSPKDEIWRLVNISKDGHVHDRLFRHLKIQTVEDLLRFDNPTDRPLLQKIFGQGSRKLRETLNHAKTSCQGQKCHSQNIIINSDDDKHVEETLAFAHTFPGPMASLQHQDQLGTGQDFVQPSTSTPHVAGADSNGQFDFETELFELLPRETRIEGNNDWDYCF, from the exons ATGAACACAATAAGCCAAGCTGGAAACTTAAAGCGGAGACGTGAGGAGGGAGGCATCTG TATCAGGACTGGAAAATATGTGAAGCTCAACATAGAAACGGAAATCGTGCCGGCTCTCACAAAATTCATTCGGGAAGTG GTAAAGGAGGAGTTGGAGAGCAAACTGTCCATCGCGGAGCTCAAAGCATCACTACATTCAgg GGCGGCGGAGAAACGCTACAAGTTGGTTTTCAAGGCTGATTTGGGTGATACAATTTATAAAGACTCCAAAATCAAAGCGAAAGAAAATGATGTTGAGGTTGCTCTATATGATACTGTGAGTAATTCAGTAGTAACACATGGCCCACTGTCTTCCATTAAGGTCGAGATTTGTGCCCTCAACGGCGATTTCGGCTCCAATAATGGAAGGTGGAGCACAAGCGAATTCAAGCACAACATCGTTCACCAAAGAGAAGATAAAGCCATGTTACTAAAAGGAGAAACGGTTATCACACTAAAGGAAGGAGTTGGTCACATCAACTTCATTACCTTCACCGGTAACTCAAAGCGTACAAGAAGCAGCCGTTACAGATTAGGAGCCATTGTTCACTTACCTTGCCATCAACAACACGTCGGAGAAGCTGTAAGCAATCCTTTCAGGGTCAAGGAAAGCAGAG GGAATACGAAGCATTACCCTCCGTCACCTAAGGACGAAATATGGCGATTGGTCAACATATCAAAAGATGGTCACGTCCATGACCGCCTCTTTCGTCACCTTAAAATCCAAACTGTTGAGGATCTCTTGCGTTTTGACAACCCAACCGATCGTCCTTTGTTACAAAAG ATATTTGGCCAAGGTTCAAGAAAGCTGAGGGAAACACTTAACCATGCTAAGACTAGTTGTCAAGGACAAAAGTGTCATTCGCAGAATATTATCATCAACTCTGATGATGATAAG CATGTTGAGGAGACACTAGCATTTGCACACACCTTTCCAGGCCCAATGGCAAGTCTACAACATCAAG ATCAACTAGGAACAGGGCAAGATTTTGTCCAACCTTCTACCTCAACACCACACGTTGCTGGAGCAGATAGCAATGGGCAGTTTGATTTTGAAACAGAACTATTTGAGCTACTACCCCGTGAAACGCGCATAGAAGGGAATAATGATTGGGATTATTGTTTCTGA
- the LOC130936744 gene encoding calmodulin-binding protein 60 B-like: MAPNKRASSCNESNDDRDLQVSLCKRKALPDTRTASGISSTNDMALLRESELFKKVLEQVIPPMLEQAIPPMLEQMIRPMLEQIISPMLHRSLSSPSHGFLVKRKTSPAAGGGRSLQLCLMKGLPSTIFTHINIRAEDSSTLQVAVCDATVQHSKVTMGDGPSLKIQLCVLRGDFESEDWTAEEFNSNIESPREGKGPLLKGDTVITIENGVGFFKNVEFTDNSCWTRSGKFRIGVRVLQSNSSPVADIKEGRSEPIRVKDKRGVANQKPDRLSLDDKVSCLHKISKNGRICRQLSDDGIKTVKDLLRRHTTDQASLRQKNGNIPGRCWEKIIEHAKSCEIDNNERYIYQYFTGTPEQPKAISLLLNCIYEPVAIAYDGQNFKTLESLDVESKGCVETIKQDAYKNLNDLKPFEASSECGVVGEGQEHMVQPSAMTASWYIGGGEQVGCSSQQPLYEAKWEGYMSPSQDDQFLNYPLNFGGDYGAKSSDYLFPSSFDMYLSNKNVGNTQWAKLRNALKWTILYAANRKAKLLSYYHC; this comes from the exons ATGGCACCAAACAAGCGAGCATCGTCATGCAATGAGAGTAATGATGACAGAGACCTTCAAGTCTCTCTTTGTAAACGAAAAGCACTGCCAGACACCCG CACTGCTTCCGGCATTAGTTCCACCAATGACATGGCGTTGCTCCGGGAATCTGAATTATTTAAGAAAGTG TTAGAACAGGTTATTCCACCAATGCTAGAACAGGCAATTCCACCAATGCTAGAACAGATGATTCGGCCTATGCTAGAACAGATCATTTCACCTATGCTGCACCGTTCGCTATCTTCCCCAAG TCATGGATTTTTGGTCAAGCGGAAGACTAGTCCAGCAGCAGGTGGAGGCAGATCATTGCAGTTATGTCTGATGAAAGGGTTGCCTTCAACCATTTTCACACACATCAACATCAGAGCGGAGGACAGTTCCACGCTCCAAGTTGCAGTGTGCGATGCCACAGTTCAGCACTCCAAGGTCACCATGGGAGATGGTCCCTCCTTGAAGATCCAGCTATGCGTCCTGAGGGGTGACTTCGAAAGTGAGGATTGGACTGCTGAGGAATTCAATAGCAACATAGAAAGTCCAAGAGAAGGAAAAGGACCATTGCTCAAGGGAGACACGGTTATTACTATTGAAAATGGAGTTGGCTTTTTCAAGAATGTTGAGTTTACTGATAACTCTTGCTGGACCAGAAGTGGCAAGTTCCGGATTGGAGTTAGAGTACTGCAATCGAATTCTTCCCCTGTAGCAGACAtcaaagaaggaagaagtgaGCCTATAAGGGTGAAGGATAAGCGAGGAGTCG CAAATCAGAAACCGGATCGTCTTTCATTGGATGACAAGGTGAGTTGTCTGCATAAGATCTCAAAAAATGGTCGGATCTGCAGGCAGTTGTCAGACGATGGAATTAAAACTGTCAAGGATCTGTTGCGCCGGCACACAACTGACCAGGCTTCACTAAGACAG AAAAATGGCAACATTCCGGGGAGGTGTTGGGAGAAGATTATTGAGCATGCCAAGTCTTGTGAGATAGATAATAATGAGCGCTACATCTACCAGTATTTCACAGGAACACCAGAGCAACCAAAAGCAATATCCCTGCTCTTAAATTGCATCTACGAGCCTGTGGCTATTGCATATGATGGCCAAAATTTTAAAACTCTAGAGTCTTTGGATGTGGAAAGCAAG GGTTGCGTGGAAACAATAAAGCAGGATGCATACAAGAACCTGAATGATTTGAAACCATTTGAAGCAAGTTCAGAATGTGGTGTTGTAGGGGAAGGGCAAGAACATATGGTTCAACCGTCGGCAATGACAGCATCATGGTATATTGGTGGAGGCGAGCAAGTAGGGTGTTCCAGTCAACAACCGCTATATGAGGCCAAATGGGAAGGGTACATGAGTCCATCACAGGATGATCAGTTTCTAAATTACCCCTTGAACTTTGGAGGTGATTATGGGGCAAAATCATCCGACTATTTATTCCCTAGCAGCTTTGATATGTATTTGTCAAACAAAAATGTGGGCAATACTCAGTGGGCTAAACTCCGAAATGCTCTTAAATGGACCATACTCTACGCCGCTAATAGGAAGGCCAAGCTTCTTTCCTACTATCACTGTTGA